In a single window of the Raphanus sativus cultivar WK10039 chromosome 9, ASM80110v3, whole genome shotgun sequence genome:
- the LOC108837942 gene encoding plant UBX domain-containing protein 4-like — translation MSSKDKKPAKPSSSRAGGIRTLSDLNRRSNPDSDSDSDGPQEYYTGGEKSGMMVQDPSKKDDVDEIFNQARQLGAVEGPLETPSSSSSSRSFTGTGRLLSGGESVSTAPPQQPDPVAHTIIFWSDGFTIDDGPLRKLDDPDNASFLEVLHLNQNSIRKSECPKELEPEDRRAPVHVNLMRREEKCPEREKPKVSFQGVGRTLGGTSSVVAPDSAPVPVQTGVAAAAPPSPCLVIDETAPTTSIQIRLTDGTRLVGKFNHHHTVHDIRAFIDSSRPGAPVNYQLQTMGFPPTPLADLAQTIQQAGLANSVVLQKF, via the exons ATGTCATCGAAGGACAAGAAGCCAGCGAAGCCGTCGAGCAGTCGAGCCGGTGGAATCCGCACTCTTTCCGATCTCAATCGGAGATCAAATCCGGACTCCGACAGCGATTCCGACGGTCCTCAGGAATACTACACCGGCGGCGAGAAAAG TGGTATGATGGTTCAAGATCCATCGAAGAAAGATGATGTTGATGAGATATTCAATCAAGCTAGACAACTTGGAGCCGTTGAAGGACCTCTTGAGACTCCTTCTTCGTCTTCGAGTTCCAGAAGCTTTACTGGAACAGGGAGGTTGCTTTCTGGTGGAGAGAGTGTTTCAACTGCTCCTCCTCAACAGCCTGACCCTGTGGCTCACACCATTATCTTCTGGTCTGATGGTTTCACCATTGATGATGGTCCTTTGAGGAAGTTGGATGATCCAGACAATGCTTCTTTTCTCGAGGTACTACACCTGAACCAAAAT AGTATTCGGAAGTCTGAGTGTCCAAAAGAGCTTGAGCCTGAAGATAGAAGAGCTCCTGTACATGTCAATCTGATGCGAAGGGAAGAGAAATGTCCA GAAAGAGAGAAGCCTAAGGTTTCATTTCAGGGTGTTGGAAGGACTCTTGGTGGTACCTCATCGGTGGTGGCTCCTGATTCCGCACCCGTTCCTGTACAAACCGGGGTCGCAGCAGCAGCACCACCATCTCCGTGTCTTGTGATAGATGAAACCGCTCCGACCACATCGATCCAGATTAGACTAACGGATGGGACCCGGCTTGTGGGTAAGTTCAATCACCATCACACGGTCCATGATATTCGCGCTTTCATTGACTCCTCTAGACCTGGAGCTCCGGTTAATTACCAGCTTCAGACAATGGGGTTCCCACCTACGCCTTTGGCTGATCTCGCTCAGACCATTCAACAAGCTGGTTTAGCCAACTCTGTCGTTCTTCAGAAATTCTAA
- the LOC108854975 gene encoding uncharacterized protein LOC108854975 — MLDKSWVHLCRVDSAYERGARGFVNAVSDKLEVNGKIVCPCARCRNLDRHTSDEVVSHLVINGMDDAYKGRPDWFHHGEDNSVAVVEARDRLWNGEILSLYEAAKCLDEDLVIRGAQSGESVEGEDMKEDEFLAKLAEAETPLYPTCASHSKLSAVVSLFRIKSQNGWSDKSFDDLLQTLPNMLPEDNVLHTSTYDVKKFLKSFDMGYQKIHACVNDCCLFRKKLQKAESCPKCKSSRWKTNMHTGEFKKGVPQKVLRYFPVIPRLKRMFRSEKVAMDLRWHFSNKSTDGKLRHPVDSVTWKSMNDKYPSFAAEERNLRLGLSTDGFNPFSMKNTRYSCWPVLLVNYNMAPDLCMKEENIMLSLLIPGPHQPGNSIDVYLEPLIEDLKQLWCIGELTYDAVSKSTFTLRAMLLWTISDFPAYGNLAGCKVKGRMGCPICGKHTDSLWLSHGRKFVFMGHRKCLPPLHSFRGKKTWFDGKTEHGTKGRILTGRNVSFVLRNYKNDFGNRKQTGKKRAARVDIPSDNEEEVSESDEDEEQEDKDEEELSRWKKRSIFFTLPYWEELPVRHNIDVMHVERNVAASLISTLLHCGNSKDGLKARKDLQSLGIRKDLHPKAQGKRTLLPAAPWSLSKSEKQIFCKRLFDFKGPDGYCANISSCVSLEECKVMGLKSHDYHVLMQQLLPVAIRGLLPKGPRVAIFRLCAFFNLLCQRVIDMEQLQQMENEIVETLCIFERFWPPSFFDIMVHLCVHLGREARLGGPVHFRWMYPFERYMKVLKDYVRNTARPEGCIAESYLADECMKFCSAFLKTTTNVEEKQDRNTEYESHSILEGRPISAARSFTLTDMDKKIAHLAVIQNTAMVDPYVEIAMVKGRKTTKKRKNTLPNVAPEFVGTIYPEGTQHETRIEETLPQDKQPEVTQQEDTPMTQDTQQEDTHQEDTHQETQPGEKEPEKDSQGAKGRDDDTDMVQPQPKKHRGPTKMKDIARDPNARIRVDFTELGEPCGEGSVKLSSYLGPLVREHVPVVIDDWRKIGEDRKTVLWKSVKLRFELDGEYEKAAVMKQMGCIWRASKSRLVNQIIKADNHAERLKLRPDNIPLSEWRKFVKEKTSKEFKAVSDSYKERRRKQIPHTCSRKGMVRLAEDLKKESSDPAEVTRLNVWVKSRTKKDGTAVNTDAAEKIEKANEFIQADDHPGSSSSNPKQDTLTQILGPDNPGRLRAMGRGMSVSKLALFEVKSKHVTEMQHTQNKLQKQVHELQEALAKMNSRRPDSEEGENSAQRSVNKTTPQPKCILYDWCDKECKVADGRVLSSDEMEFVNNVPLGPNSVKVVIETAFEEDAFLWRPAPKFFTIGQAVGETVAWPQDSVLVLEEELSPNSPETVEMNKCKLLHWLTDDEETVAEGRWESRDPKALVDGLPLGPNAVKVFIDAVTLPETFLWRPTEKHSSLRDCLKSFVAWPVSRVLFENLNTESPAPASLHTQSEVRTPPAPAKISKPFSQTPSSSQKVVKEGQKCKLLDITGQKVVVAEGRWSSNNPEQLVHFVPLGNNAVRVWVDVVKVNDAIVWRPTSAVECMEDAIGTTIAWPEDKVIIV; from the exons ATGTTGGACAAGTCATGGGTCCATTTATGCAG AGTTGATTCTGCGTATGAGAGAGGTGCTAGGGGTTTTGTCAATGCTGTTAGTGATAAGTTAGAAGTTAATGGGAAGATTGTATGTCCATGCGCCCGATGCCGCAATCTAGATCGTCATACAAGTGACGAGGTTGTCTCTCATTTGGTTATAAATGGAATGGATGACGCCTACAAGGGACGCCCGGATTGGTTTCACCATGGGGAAGATAACTCTGTTGCTGTAGTGGAAGCTAGAGATAGATTGTGGAATGGTGAGATCCTTAGTTTATACGAAGCAGCAAAATGTTTAGATGAAGATTTAGTTATTAGGGGGGCACAGTCAGGTGAGTCAGTTGAGGGTGAGGACATGAAAGAAGATGAGTTTTTAGCAAAACTTGCAGAGGCTGAAACCCCCTTGTATCCAACGTGTGCGAGTCATAGCAAGCTATCAGCTGTAGTTTCATTGTTTAGGATTAAGTCTCAGAATGGGTGGTCAGACAAGAGCTTTGATGACTTACTCCAAACGTTGCCAAACATGTTACCTGAAGACAATGTGCTGCACACATCAACTTATGATGTCAAGAAGTTTTTGAAATCTTTTGATATGGGATATCAAAAGATTCATGCTTGTGTGAACGACTGCTGCTTATTTAGAAAGAAGCTGCAGAAGGCTGAGAGTTGCCCAAAATGCAAGTCGTCTAGATGGAAGACCAACATGCACACTGGTGAATTCAAGAAGGGTGTTCCACAGAAGGTTTTGAGATATTTTCCAGTAATACCTCGTCTGAAAAGGATGTTCAGATCGGAGAAAGTTGCAATGGATTTACGATGGCATTTCAGTAACAAGAGCACAGATGGGAAACTGCGCCATCCAGTAGACTCTGTTACTTGGAAGTCAATGAATGACAAGTATCCCTCGTTCGCAGCAGAGGAGAGGAACTTGCGACTTGGGCTTTCAACTGATGGGTTTAATCCCTTTAGTATGAAGAACACCCGATACAGTTGTTGGCCTGTGTTACTGGTTAATTACAACATGGCTCCTGACCTATGTATGAAGGAGGAGAACATCATGCTCAGTCTGCTGATTCCAGGACCGCATCAACCGggtaatagtatagatgtataCCTAGAACCTCTTATAGAAGATTTAAAACAGTTGTGGTGCATAGGGGAGTTAACTTACGATGCAGTTAGTAAGTCAACCTTTACGCTTAGGGCAATGCTTCTCTGGACTATTAGTGATTTCCCAGCTTATGGGAATCTTGCTGGTTGTAAAGTGAAGGGTAGAATGGGTTGTCCTATTTGCGGGAAGCACACAGATAGTTTGTGGCTGAGTCATGGCAGAAAATTTGTATTTATGGGCCACCGGAAATGTTTGCCTCCCTTACATAGTTTCAGAGGAAAGAAGACTTGGTTTGATGGGAAAACTGAACATGGGACTAAGGGAAGGATACTCACGGGTAGGAATGTCTCATTTGTGCTGAGAAATTACAAGAATGATTTTGGTAATAGAAAACAGACTGGGAAAAAGAGAGCTGCTCGAGTTGACATACCATCTGATAACGAGGAAGAAGTAAGTGAAtctgatgaagatgaagaacaagaagacAAAGACGAAGAGGAATTATCTAGATGGAAGAAACGCTCGATATTTTTCACACTGCCATATTGGGAG GAGCTCCCTGTGCGCCATAATATAGACGTTATGCATGTGGAGAGGAATGTGGCTGCAAGCTTGATTTCCACATTGTTACATTGTGGCAATTCAAAGGATGGTCTAAAGGCTAGAAAGGATCTTCAAAGTCTTGGTATCAGGAAGGATTTGCATCCAAAAGCTCAGGGTAAAAGGACATTACTCCCAGCAGCTCCTTGGTCTTtgtcaaagtcagagaaacagaTATTCTGTAAGCGGCTCTTTGATTTTAAGGGTCCTGATGGCTATTGTGCTAATATATCTAGTTGTGTATCATTAGAGGAGTGTAAAGTTATGGGACTGAAATCCCATGATTACCACGTCCTAATGCAACAACTGCTGCCAGTAGCAATTAGGGGCTTACTTCCTAAGGGTCCTAGGGTAGCCATTTTCCGCTTATGtgccttcttcaatcttctTTGCCAACGAGTGATTGATATGGAACAACTCCAGCAAATGGAAAATGAAATCGTGGAGACTCTATGCATTTTTGAAAGATTTTGGCCACCTAGTTTCTTCGACATTATGGTCCACTTGTGTGTGCATCTAGGAAGAGAGGCTCGGCTTGGTGGCCCTGTCCATTTCCGATGGATGTATCCATTTGAAAG GTACATGAAAGTATTGAAAGACTATGTAAGAAACACAGCAAGACCAGAGGGGTGTATAGCTGAGTCTTATCTTGCAGATGAGTGCATGAAGTTCTGCTCGGCTTTCTTGAAAACGACCACAAATGTAGAAGAAAAACAGGACAGAAACACTGAGTATGAGAGCCACTCCATCCTTGAAGGTCGTCCTATATCAGCTGCCCGCTCTTTCACTCTAACTGATATGGATAAGAAAATAGCTCATCTAGCTGTAATACAGAACACGGCTATGGTGGATCCATATGTTGA GATTGCCATGGTTAAAGGGAGAAAGACaacaaagaagaggaagaacacTCTACCAAATGTTGCGCCTGAATTTGTGGGCACCATATACCCTGAGGGGACGCAGCATGAGACAAGGATTGAGGAAACACTGCCTCAAGACAAACAGCCTGAAGTCACACAGCAGGAAGACACACCGATGACTCAGGACACACAGCAGGAAGACACACATCAGGAAGACACACATCAGGAAACCCAGCCTGGAGAAAAAGAACCCGAGAAAGATTCCCAAGGTGCTAAGGGTCGTGATGATGATACTGATATGGTTCAGCCCCAGCCTAAGAAACACAGAGGACCAACGAAGATGAAAGATATTGCTAGAGATCCTAATGCACGCATAAGAGTTGATTTCACAGAGCTTGGAGAACCCTGTGGAGAAGGATCAGTTAAGCTGTCTTCTTACTTAGGTCCCTTGGTAAGGGAACATGTTCCTGTGGTCATAGATGATTGGAGAAAAATTGGTGAGGACCGGAAGACTGTTCTATGGAAATCTGTTAAG CTACGGTTTGAACTGGATGGAGAGTACGAGAAAGCGGCTGTTATGAAACAGATGGGATGCATATGGAGGGCCTCTAAATCACGCTTGGTTAATCAGATTATTAAAGCTGATAACCACGCAGAGCGTTTGAAGTTGCGGCCAGACAATATTCCGCTGTCAGAGTGGAGGAAGTTTGTGAAAGAGAAGACTAGTAAAGAGTTCAAG GCTGTCAGCGATTCATACAAGGAAAGAAGACGTAAGCAGATTCCTCACACATGTAGCCGTAAAGGAATGGTTAGATTGGCAGAAGATTTA AAAAAAGAGAGCTCGGATCCCGCTGAAGTGACGAGGCTGAATGTCTGGGTCAAGTCAAGAACTAAAAAGGATGGAACAGCAGTAAACACAGATGCTGCTGAAAAAATA GAAAAGGCGAATGAGTTTATTCAGGCTGATGATCATccaggatcatcatcatcaaacccAAAACAAGACACTCTTACTCAGATCTTAGGACCCGACAATCCTGGACGCTTGAGGGCAATGGGTAGAGGAATGAGTGTGAGCAAACTTGCTTTGTTTGAAGTGAAGAGCAAGCATGTGACTGAAATGCAACATACACAAAATAAGTTGCAGAAGCAGGTTCATGAACTACAAGAGGCTCTTGCAAAAATGAATAGTCGA CGTCCAGACTCGGAAGAGGGTGAAAATTCAGCACAAAGA AGTGTAAACAAAACCACACCGCAGCCTAAGTGTATTCTATACGATTGGTGTGACAAGGAGTGCAAAGTAGCCGACGGTCGTGTTCTGTCTTCTGATGAAATGGAGTTTGTTAACAATGTACCATTGGGCCCTAATTCAGTTAAGGTTGTAATTGAGACGGCATTTGAAGAAGATGCTTTTCTTTGGAGACCCGCGCCGAAATTTTTCACAATTGGTCAGGCTGTAGGAGAAACTGTTGCGTGGCCTCAGGATTctgttcttgttcttgaggaGGAGTTATCTCCAAAT AGCCCAGAGACAGTAGAAATGAACAAGTGCAAACTTCTACATTGGCTAACAGATGATGAAGAAACAGTTGCTGAAGGTCGTTGGGAGTCTCGTGATCCAAAAGCCTTGGTGGATGGTCTTCCTCTTGGACCAAATGCTGTTAAAGTATTTATAGATGCAGTTACCCTACCTGAGACTTTTCTTTGGCGGCCAACAGAAAAACATTCAAGCCTTCGTGACTGTTTGAAGTCGTTTGTAGCATGGCCTGTGAGCAGGGTTTTATTCGAAAATTTAAACACAGAGTCACCAGCTCCAGCATCACTTCATACGCAGTCAGAAGTACGCACTCCCCCAGCTCCTGCTAAGATTTCAAAACCATTTTCACAAACTCCTTCAAGCTCTCAGAAG GTTGTGAAAGAGGGTCAGAAGTGCAAACTACTGGACATTACCGGTCAGAAAGTAGTTGTTGCAGAAGGACGCTGGTCTTCGAACAACCCAGAACAGTTAGTGCATTTTGTTCCGTTGGGAAATAATGCAGTTCGTGTGTGGGTTGATGTAGTCAAGGTGAATGATGCCATCGTTTGGAGGCCTACGTCTGCAGTTGAGTGTATGGAGGATGCTATTGGTACCACTATAGCATGGCCTGAAGACAAAGTTATCATCGTTTGA